From the Pseudomonas baltica genome, one window contains:
- the tusB gene encoding sulfurtransferase complex subunit TusB: MATLHVVSHSSFTDGRLKSCLKVLGATDGLLLCGDAVHALQTGSTAWLPLLEVAQSGRLYALDEDVSARAIYASEQVQRLDYAGFVQLSIDFDKVNNWL, translated from the coding sequence ATGGCGACCTTGCATGTAGTTTCCCACTCCTCTTTCACCGATGGCCGGTTGAAGAGCTGCCTCAAGGTATTAGGGGCGACCGATGGCCTGTTGCTCTGTGGCGACGCCGTGCACGCCCTGCAAACTGGCAGTACCGCATGGCTGCCGCTGCTGGAAGTGGCGCAAAGCGGGCGCCTGTATGCACTGGATGAAGATGTGAGTGCCAGGGCCATCTACGCCAGCGAGCAGGTACAGCGCCTTGATTACGCCGGCTTCGTGCAACTCTCTATCGATTTCGACAAGGTCAATAACTGGCTATGA
- a CDS encoding glycosyl transferase family protein: MTTPIALVTETPAEHPFAQFVRILGKGKRGARSLTREEARQAMGMLLDEKVEEAQLGAFLMLLRHKEESPEELAGFTEALRERLHAPALQVDIDWPTYAGKKRHLPWYLLAAKCLANNGIRIFMHGGGAHTAGRLYTEQLLGLLDIPLCRDWQATGAALDAKGLAFMPLVDWAPQLQRMIDLRNTLGLRSPIHSLARILNPLSASCGLQSIFHPGYQVVHRDASGLLGDRAIVIKGDGGEIEVNPDSPSHLYGTDGGQSWDEEWPMLSAQRHVKPATLEPQHLLAFWRGESQDSYGQMALISTMALALRGLGEDRDSAFAKAQTFWANRSL; this comes from the coding sequence ATGACTACGCCCATCGCTCTCGTCACCGAAACCCCGGCCGAACACCCGTTCGCGCAATTCGTGCGCATCCTCGGCAAGGGCAAGCGCGGTGCGCGCAGCCTGACCCGCGAGGAAGCCCGGCAAGCCATGGGCATGCTGCTCGATGAAAAGGTCGAAGAAGCGCAGCTCGGCGCCTTCTTGATGCTGTTACGGCACAAGGAAGAGAGCCCGGAGGAGCTCGCGGGCTTCACTGAAGCCCTGCGTGAACGCCTGCACGCGCCGGCGCTGCAAGTGGACATCGACTGGCCCACCTATGCCGGCAAGAAGCGTCATCTGCCCTGGTACCTGCTGGCAGCCAAATGCCTGGCCAATAACGGCATACGGATTTTCATGCACGGCGGCGGCGCCCACACGGCTGGGCGCTTGTACACCGAGCAACTGCTGGGGCTGCTGGACATCCCGCTTTGCCGTGACTGGCAGGCCACCGGTGCCGCGCTGGACGCCAAGGGCTTGGCGTTCATGCCGTTGGTAGACTGGGCACCGCAACTACAGCGCATGATCGACCTGCGCAACACCTTGGGGCTGCGCTCGCCGATTCACTCGCTGGCGCGGATTCTCAACCCGCTGAGTGCAAGCTGCGGGTTGCAGAGCATTTTTCACCCTGGGTATCAGGTGGTGCACCGCGATGCCAGCGGGCTGCTGGGCGACAGGGCCATCGTGATCAAGGGCGATGGTGGCGAGATCGAAGTGAATCCCGATAGCCCAAGCCACTTGTATGGCACTGACGGCGGGCAAAGCTGGGATGAAGAGTGGCCGATGCTGTCGGCGCAACGACATGTCAAGCCCGCGACGCTGGAGCCACAACATTTGCTGGCGTTCTGGCGGGGTGAAAGCCAGGACAGCTATGGCCAGATGGCGTTGATTTCGACCATGGCATTGGCGCTGCGGGGGCTGGGTGAAGACCGTGATAGCGCATTCGCCAAAGCTCAAACCTTCTGGGCTAATCGTTCTCTTTAG
- a CDS encoding TusE/DsrC/DsvC family sulfur relay protein, with protein sequence MNTLLIGDKHIALDKDGYLIDLNDWSTTVAEALAVQAGLNLTPAHWEILELLRQFYTEFELSPATRPLIKYTAAKLGPEKGNSLHLNLLFNGTPAKLAAKLAGLPKPTNCI encoded by the coding sequence ATGAATACGCTGCTGATTGGCGATAAACATATCGCCCTCGACAAGGACGGCTACCTGATAGATCTGAACGATTGGTCCACGACCGTGGCCGAAGCGCTGGCGGTGCAGGCCGGCTTGAATCTGACCCCGGCGCACTGGGAGATCCTCGAGCTGTTACGCCAGTTCTATACCGAATTCGAGCTATCCCCTGCCACTCGTCCCCTGATCAAGTACACCGCTGCCAAGCTGGGCCCGGAAAAGGGCAACTCCCTGCACCTCAATCTGCTGTTCAACGGTACTCCCGCCAAACTCGCCGCCAAGCTGGCGGGCCTGCCCAAGCCGACCAATTGCATATGA
- the tusC gene encoding sulfurtransferase complex subunit TusC codes for MAKSMLIISRQAPWSGPGPREALDIALAGGAFDLPLAMLFLDDGALQLLPAQQPAAVQQKNLGANLQALPMFGVDELFVCASSLAERGLSDTALALDAQMLDDAGIKALIDRFDIVVTI; via the coding sequence ATGGCCAAGTCGATGTTGATCATCAGCCGCCAGGCGCCTTGGTCCGGGCCTGGACCTCGTGAAGCGCTGGATATCGCCCTGGCTGGCGGCGCGTTCGACCTGCCGTTGGCAATGTTGTTTCTCGACGATGGCGCCTTGCAACTGCTGCCCGCACAGCAACCGGCCGCCGTGCAGCAAAAAAATCTAGGGGCCAACTTGCAAGCGCTGCCAATGTTCGGTGTCGACGAGTTGTTCGTCTGCGCCAGCAGCCTGGCGGAGCGCGGCCTGAGTGATACAGCGCTGGCGCTGGATGCACAGATGCTGGATGACGCTGGCATCAAAGCCCTTATTGACCGCTTCGACATAGTGGTGACGATCTAA
- a CDS encoding Bax inhibitor-1/YccA family protein encodes MREQDYAVNNSSQVQQLEVSRVLRNTYGLLALTLAFSGVMAYVAQQMHVGRPNIFIVLIGFYGLFFLTNKLRDSAWGLVSAFALTGFMGYILGPVLNVYLGMRGGAEVVSSAFAMTALVFGGLSAYVLISRKDMSFLSGFITAGFFVLLGATVAGMFFQISGLQLAISAGFVLFSSVCILFQTSAIIHGGERNYIMATISLYVSIYNLFISLLQIFGIMGRDD; translated from the coding sequence ATGCGCGAACAGGATTATGCCGTTAATAACAGCTCGCAGGTTCAGCAGCTAGAAGTTAGCCGCGTCCTGCGCAACACCTACGGGCTGCTGGCCCTGACCCTCGCCTTCAGCGGCGTGATGGCCTACGTTGCACAGCAGATGCATGTGGGTCGTCCTAATATCTTCATCGTCTTGATCGGCTTCTACGGTCTGTTCTTCCTGACCAACAAGCTGCGCGATTCGGCGTGGGGCCTGGTCTCGGCATTCGCCCTGACCGGCTTCATGGGCTACATCCTCGGCCCAGTGCTGAACGTCTATCTGGGTATGCGCGGCGGCGCGGAAGTCGTCAGCTCGGCTTTCGCCATGACCGCCCTGGTGTTTGGTGGTCTGTCGGCCTATGTGCTGATCAGCCGCAAGGACATGAGCTTCCTCAGCGGTTTCATCACCGCCGGTTTCTTCGTGTTGCTGGGCGCGACCGTTGCGGGCATGTTCTTCCAGATCAGCGGCCTGCAATTGGCCATCAGCGCCGGCTTCGTGCTGTTCTCGTCGGTCTGCATTCTGTTCCAGACCAGCGCGATCATCCACGGCGGCGAACGCAACTACATCATGGCGACTATCAGCCTGTATGTTTCGATCTACAACCTGTTCATCAGCCTGTTGCAGATCTTCGGCATCATGGGTCGTGATGACTAA
- the tusD gene encoding sulfurtransferase complex subunit TusD has protein sequence MKFAIAVFAPAHAPSSRRALLFAQAALAGGHEITRLFFYQDGVHSASSNVVTPQDELDVPALWRQFVTDNGLDAVVCIAAALRRGVLNTEEAQRYGRTAVNLPAPWELSGLGQLHEAAQLADRLVSFGGQ, from the coding sequence ATGAAATTTGCCATTGCCGTGTTCGCCCCCGCCCATGCGCCCTCCTCGCGCCGCGCCCTGCTGTTCGCCCAAGCGGCACTGGCGGGAGGGCATGAGATTACCCGGCTGTTTTTTTATCAGGACGGTGTGCACAGCGCCTCCAGCAACGTCGTCACACCTCAGGATGAACTGGATGTACCAGCGCTGTGGCGGCAGTTCGTGACCGACAATGGCCTTGATGCGGTGGTGTGCATCGCCGCCGCGCTGCGTCGCGGCGTGCTGAATACCGAAGAAGCCCAGCGCTACGGTCGCACTGCAGTCAATTTGCCCGCGCCGTGGGAGCTTTCGGGCCTGGGGCAGTTGCACGAGGCCGCACAGCTTGCCGACCGGCTCGTCAGCTTTGGAGGACAATGA